ACAAGCTTGCCGTTCGGGGAGGCCTTTGACTCGAGGACCAGACTTGCCCTGGAGCTGCAGGAACGTCTGGGTGAGCAGAAGATCGACATCCTGGTGCGCTACGCCGGTATGGAGGGCGATCCCGCCGCGATTTACCGTGTCGCGAGAGAGAACGGAATACGGATATGAGTCCCGATGTCACCCTGGGGAGTGCAAAGTCCGAATTCGATCGTAACCTCTATCACCTCGGCCGTTACGCCAACCGGCTGCGGGCGTTGAACCTCG
This portion of the Gammaproteobacteria bacterium genome encodes:
- a CDS encoding nucleotidyltransferase domain-containing protein; translation: MRLGERERTVIRDAVRACFGEDAVVYLYGSRTDDARRGGDIDLYIETSLPFGEAFDSRTRLALELQERLGEQKIDILVRYAGMEGDPAAIYRVARENGIRI